Proteins encoded within one genomic window of Diceros bicornis minor isolate mBicDic1 chromosome X, mDicBic1.mat.cur, whole genome shotgun sequence:
- the WAS gene encoding actin nucleation-promoting factor WAS has protein sequence MSGGPVGGRPGGRGGAGVQQNKPSTLLQDHENQRLFEMLGRKCWTLATAVVQLYLALPPGAKHWTKKHCGAVCFVKDNPQKSYFIRLYGLQAGRLLWEQELYSQLVYSTPTPFFHTFAGDDCQAGLNFADEGEAQAFRALVQEKIQKRNQRQSGDRRQLPPPPAPANEERRGGLPPLPSHPGGDQGGPQAGPLALGLVAVDIQNPDITSSRYRGLPAPGPGPADKKRSGKKKISKADIGAPSGFKHVSHVGWDPQNGFDVNNLDPDLRSLFSRAGISEAQLTDAETSKLIYDFIEDQGGLEAVRQEMRRQEPLPPPPPPSRGGNQPPRPPTVESNKGRSGPLPSVPMGGAPPPPTPRGPPPPGRGGPPPPPPPATGRAGPPPPPPPGAGGPPVPPPPPPPPPPPISGEGPVPPPPPPALGPSAGLATGGGRGALLDQIRQGIQLNKTPGAPESSALQPPPQSSEGLVGALMHVMQKRSRAIHSSDEGEDQAGDEDEDDEWDD, from the exons ATGAGTGGGGGCCCTGtaggaggcaggcctgggggccgCGGAGGAGCTGGGGTTCAGCAGAACAAACCCTCCACCCTCCTCCAGGACCATGAGAACCAGCGACTCTTCGAGATGCTCGGACGGAAATGCTGG acACTGGCCACCGCGGTTGTTCAGCTGTACCTGGCGCTGCCCCCTGGAGCCAAGCACTGGACCAAGAAGCATTGTGGGGCTGTGTGCTTCGTGAAAGATAACCCCCAGAAGTCCTACTTCATCCGCCTTTATGGCCTTCAG GCTGGCCGGCTGCTCTGGGAACAGGAGCTGTACTCACAGCTAGTCTATTCTACTCCCACTCCCTTCTTCCACACCTTTGCTGGAGAT GACTGCCAAGCAGGGCTGAACTTTGCAGACGAGGGCGAGGCCCAGGCCTTCCGGGCTCTGGTGCAGGAGAAGATACAAAAAAGGAATCAGAGGcaaagtggag ACAGGCGCCAGCTACCCCCACCACCAGCACCAGCCAATGAAG agaggagaggagggctcCCACCACTGCCCTCGCACCCAGGTGGAGACCAAGGGG GCCCACAAGCTGGCCCGCTGGCCCTGGGACTGGTGGCAGTGGACATCCAGAACCCAGACATCACGAGTTCACGATACCGTGGGCTCccggcacctgggcctggcccagcTGATAAGAAACGCTCAGGAAAGAAGAAGATCAGCAAGGCTGATATTGGTGCACCCAGTGGATTCAA ACATGTCAGCCACGTGGGGTGGGACCCCCAGAATGGATTTGAC GTGAACAACCTGGACCCGGATCTGCGGAGCCTGTTCTCCAGGGCGGGAATCAGTGAGGCCCAGCTCACCGACGCTGAGACCTCCAAACTTATCTATGACTTCATTGAGGACCAAGGCGGGCTGGAGGCTGTGCGGCAGGAGATGAGGCGCCAGG AGCCGCTTCCACCCCCCCCACCACCATCCCGAGGAGGGAACCAGCCCCCTCGGCCCCCTACTGTGGAGAGTAACAAGGGTCGTTCTGGTCCACTGCCCTCTGTACCTATGGGAGGTGCTCCACCTCCACCAACTCCCCGGGGACCCCCACCCCCGGGCCGAGGGGGCCCCCCGCCACCACCCCCTCCAGCCACTGGACGTGCTGGACCACCGCCCCCTCCACCCCCTGGAGCTGGGGGGCCACCCGTGCCGCctccaccaccgccaccaccaccaccacccatctcTGGGGAGGGGCcagtccctcccccaccccctcctgctCTGGGGCCTTCGGCAGGCCTGGCCACTGGTGGGGGTCGAGGGGCACTTTTGGATCAAATCCGGCAGGGAATTCAGCTGAACAAG ACCCCTGGGGCTCCAGAGAGCTCGGCACTGCAGCCGCCACCTCAGAGCTCAGAAGGGCTGGTGGGGGCCCTGATGCATGTGATGCagaagagaagcagagccatCCACTCCTCGG aCGAAGGGGAGGACCAGGCTGGCGATGAGGATGAGGACGATGAATGGGATGACTGA